The DNA segment TATGCCAGAGACACAAATATCAAGCCACAAAACCACCAGGGTTGCTACAACCCCTTCCGATACCAGAGGCAGTGTGGGAGGATGTGTCCATGGATTTTATTATGGGTTTACCAAAATCTCGGGGTTTCGAGGTGATAATGGTAGTGGTGGATAGATTAACCAAATACAGCCACTTCATTTTGCTCAAACATCCCTTCACGGCTAAAGGAGTGGCTGAGCATTTTATCAAGGATGTTGTTCGTTTACATGGGGTCCCTCGCTCCATTGTAAGTGATCGTGACCCAATTTTCATGAGCACGTTTTGGACCGAATTATTCAGATTGTATGGGACCAAATTGGCGATGAGCTCAGCATACCACCCGGAGTCGGATGGACAAACAGAGGTGTTGAATCGATGTCTTGAGACGTACTTACGATGTTTTTCATCTGAACAACCCAAAGAGTGGGCTCATTGGGTTCCCTGGGCAGAATATTGGTATAATACTACTTACCATAGTGCAGCGGGGATGACACCATTTGCTGCTGTGTATGGGCGGCCACCCCCTGTGTTAACACAATTTGTACCAGGGGAGACAAAGGTAGCGGCAGTGGGGCAGGAGCTGAGTGACAGAGATGAGGTGTTGCGGCATCTCAATATAATCTACAGAGGGCTCAAAATAGCATGACCAGATATGCCAACGCTCACAGAAAAGAGGTGACCTTTCAGGTGGGTGACGTGGTCTTTTTGTAGCTGAGACCTCATAGACAGCAATCAGTGTGTAAAAGagtatttcaaaaatttgcCCCTCGGTATTATGGACCTTTCGAAGTGTTGGCAAAGGTAGGGGGCAGGGCTTACAAACTACAGCTACCAATGGGGTCCAAAATCCATCCCGTATTTCATGTGTCACTGCTAAAGCAAGCAGTAGGAGCAGGGTACACCGTACAGGAGATTCCACAAGGCTTGGAGGCTGATTTCATTTTGGGGTTTGAACCCCACAGGGTGTAGAATGGGGGCTGAAGACAAGTTGCAAGTACTCGTGCAGTGGAAATATAAATCTACAGATGTGGCAACTTGGGAGGATGCTGCAGAAATGGCAATTTAGTTTCCTCACTTTAGCCTTGAGGACAAGGCTAATTTGAAGGGAGAGGGTATTGTTAGAGGCCTGGAGGACCAATCCAAGCCCAATGTCAAGTTTGTTTATACTAGAAGGCATAAAAAACCCATTTAGTTAACACGTGTATAGGAGGAAATATAAAAGTCAGCATGAGGATTACGTTGAGTTAGTTATCAATATTTTTCCATTGTACTACTAGCTTGGCTAGGGGGTTACAGATTCCAAAATCTGGGAGTTATTTGTTCTTCCGAATTATTTTAGTTAATACAATCTTTTCATTATCGCTCCATCTCTTTTCTTTATTGTTATTGTTGAAATCCAGAGAACCAGCCTAACAATTTTCCTATCCTAATCGCCTACTGTAATTTTCTTAaatttcattattttcatttatttGGCAGGCTTCTGTGGAAGAGATGAGAAAAATACTCACGGGAGCAAATTGGAAAGTTGAGACTACTATTTGCTGGGGTCAAAGAGACCGCTGGTTAAGTTATGATGGTGTTGAAGATTTCTGCCGCGAATCTAAACATCGATTAATCACAATTCCTACGGTGAGCATACCTTATCAACGACTCATTTACATTCAGAAAAGAAACGACTATCATCATACAAAATCATACTCCATTGCTGTTGAGTACCAAGTCGTGCAAATGATCTCATAAAGAGTAGTTTTAACTGAAATCTGGAATCTTACTCAACATATCATCAAGGGATTTATTGcattggattttttttatcatgcgtGTATCGTTTGAAGCCAGGCTGCATCGCTATTGTTTTTTCAGGCAGGGCATCATGTGCAGGAGGATTGCAGCGAAGAAGTAGGAAATCTCATCGCTGGGATCGTTGGCAAACGAACGCGGACATGATACTATTTCCAGAATGGTTCACCATTCCATCAAGTGGCCATGGTTCTGGTCTTGATTATCAAATGTAGCAAATTTTTGGTCATATTACCATTTTTACCATCTAGATAAAGGTGGATTTGCGAAAACAATGAAAGTAATTACGATATGTAATCTCATACAATGAATTGCAAATTTCTTGCATTATCGAAATTTCTGCAATAGGATGAAGATTTCTCCAATACATTGAGACTGTCAGTGAACTTGACAATCCAATCAAAGTAAAACGATAGTCTAAAGTGCTCATCCACTAATAAACAAGACCGCAACAAAGTCACTACGAGCTAATCTTTTTTGTGGCTTAACAAAACTCAGGCTCAAAATTAACTTCTACAACTAGTCGACTACGTTGGGCAACGTTGTACAAGCAAAAAGAAGCAGAAATGAGGCTCGACTATAGCATTTCAGCCAAGAAGAAATCGTTCGTAGAGGCCAAACATTTCTGCTCGACTATAGCTTTTCAGCCAAGAAGAAATCGTTCTTAGAGGCCGAAGATGTACGGCATCAGTACGCGATTAGGCATTGATATTCTCGATGGAAGCACCTTTATCCATCCTTTTCACGATACCAGCTATGACCTGATCATTATCAACAAATGTCTCAGAAGAAATCAAGAGCTTTTTAGCACTTACAAAATTCTTCATGGTAGTGACTCGTACCTTCCCAGGTCCTAATTCATAGCTCTTTGACAATCCTCTGCTTAATAGACTCTTCACTGTCGTCTCCCATTGAACTGGAGAAGTTACCTGAAGTTGCAGAATAATAGGAATGATTCGGAAGAATCCAGCTTTTAGGCTCAAAGAACCATATTCATAGGCCTGCGAGGGGTGGGGAAGGCGAGGGACGAGCTGCGCTActtctaaataaattaaacaaatttGTTTTTACTGTAGGGATGGGTCCATCCGTCTCTGAAGTTGCCAGTTTACCTGACGAgcaagtatttttttaattgtttcgGGATCTGCATGTGGTTCTGCATCAACATTAGATATAACTGGTATTCTGGGAACACGAATTTCTGTCGACGCCAAAGCAGCCTCTAGTCTTGATACAGCTGGTTCCATAAATCTAGTGTGGAAAGCACCAGCTACAGCTAATCGGACCTGTTAAAAAGGAAAATTTATGTGGCTAGACATTAAAAGACTATTATTATCTGAAGATAAAATATGTCCAGAGGTAATAAACAAAGAATTTACCGCCATTCTAGCCTTGAATGATTTTGCTTTAGCTTCCACAGCTTCAATTCCTTTAAGTCCTCCAGAGACAGCATAATTTCCCTATGAGGACAATGCatcttaaataaaatgtatacTTCCACAGgatcaaaattaagaaaagtaaCAGTCTAAAATTATTGCATAGCCAAATATATGCACATTCTGATTGGAGATCCAAAGGAGGATACCAACTTACAGTGCACAAGAAATTTGCGATTTGAACTTTGTTTGCTTCATCTACTTCCTCATTGGCAGCATCACAAAGCTCTTGAACCTTTGCAGAGTCTAGACCAACAATACTAACCATTGAACTTTTAACAGCATCAGAAGCATCCTGATGAAGCAAAAGAAGTGGCATTTCACACTAATAAATTTGTTCACAATAGGAAAAAGCATTGCTACGCATGTgaaaaaagattgtttttatGATTATCCAACTAATTGAGCATCACGTTGAtacctaaatatttttatttcattgttAATTTGGTAAATATAGTTGATGCAATGAAATTTACTTATACGTCAAATTCGAATAGGAATTTATATTGGCTAGCATTGGGTTCTACGTAATTTAATATGGTCAAGTCATATTTTGCCATAGAAAACAATTATACAACCATacatttttaacataaaaactcTTATAAGACGATTTCACGATCAAGTTTGTGTGACAGAATTCCAACCCAATCTgctcatgaaaaaaatattattttttattgtaaaaatattacttttcactAATTTACAGATATGGAATGTATCGACTCATCTCACTGGTATAAATCCAtaagaccgtctcacaagagacTTACTCtattttcaagaaaaaaatttatgttcaTAAGTACATTAGTAAAATTTAATGTGATAATTAGGTATGAATCTATTGTATGTTGTTTATAAATAAGCATCCATTCCATTGACACTAAAAGAATTTCAAACATTCATCTTAAAATTTAACGGgccatatatttttttcttaatcaCTCCTCTTTCATATTGTTACCAATTCAGTATGTATATTATTTTAGTGAGTGTATAGTTAATTATTTTTGAACAACTtatctaaaattttatttaatcatAACCTATATCTAATTTGTCTCGTTTATGTGTTGGATTCTCAAATCATCTAATACATCAattaaaatcaagtacaattaTGACTCTAAAATATGATATACATCTAATATAACGTTAGATACCACATTCTTTTTAGTATTCCATTTGTTATATTTCCACCACATCGTTAAAAACATAGAACATAGCTATTTTTATAGACACAAAAACTCTTGTGGGACGGTCTAACGAGTCAATTTTATGAAACGGATCTCTTAGTTAGGTCACTCATAATagtttttattgtaaatatgggaATTGTTGACCCATCTCTCACAAGAGACCTACACTCTTATAGAATATTAATTTGTTCCTCGTATTTTCCAATATATGACTTtaatcatatatcatatattatatatttaatctcTTTGAATATTCATGTGTTCATTATTTATCTTAATTGCTTTAATAAGACAAAGATTGACTATATAATTTACATCATGCTCTTGAATAAAGCAATGAATAAAAGTTAAAACAAAAAAACGTATAATTATTATACACGCTCTTGATCATGACTTTTTCCTTGATTTATCTTTTAATAAAATTAGGGCAAAGATAATATTTTATTGTGCTGCTTTACATATTCTTGTCAAAATTTGAAACTAAAATTATCAATGAACTAAATGTATATtttaattcattattttcatcatatgcaaaattttgcataaatgaaatataaattatttttacatttcagtGATACATGTATTTTTATAATCAAGTCTCTATATTTTTTAGATTTCaccaattattataaaatatattgtcCATGTAACATAGTGTCAAACGCTTTCTGTCTCAGCCTTTGTTTAACCATTGTATAGGttgtatgatttatttttatgtccGAAACAACTAAttcatttataaattttatatattaagcacgactcctaaatatttaattatgttaGGACAGGAACAAATTCATAGATGAATatcatttggaaaaaaaaagttCTACACCATATCTATCAACCAATCTCTAGTGATAAAGTAGTAAGATTAATTTAAATGAAATAAGTGTCAGTCGATGCATTTGCCGACATTCAATAAATAAGCATAATATACATTCAAAATCACCAATTGTGCGTTTATATAATTGAGATGATTCTCCAAGTAcacaataattttatatttcatcTTTGATCCTAACTTTTGGTGTTCATTTCCACCCAAAGCCCATGCAATAAATCCAAACAACACACAATTTAAGGGCGGAATATAAAATTCACAATGGAAAAATTTTGTCCTTCTATTCGCACTTCTatagatttattattattattattattattattatttatttatttatttatttatagattatagatagaatatatatacatgaatagGATAGTTTTAGAAGTACCTGCATGGCTTCACCCCTTAATTTAACAAGTTTCAGCCCATCCTCGAAGCTGCATCATGAAAACAAACCATCAGAAACACTTTCAACATAAGTTATTGCACATGTTGCCACACAGTATATGAAAACCAATCCAAGGATGGTATCCACAATGCAATCATCACAAATTCGAGCTATAGCATAACATTCCCTCAGAAATTTAACCTGAAAGCTCCAGCAAATGCAAGAGCAGTGTATTCTCCCAAACTCAATCCACATGTCACATCCACAGAGTCAATTATTTCCTTCCCACCATCACGAGCTCGGAGTACCTCAACTGCAGCTAAACTTGTCACATAGATAGCTGGCTGAGCAAATGGATTAAAAAAATCAGTTATAACTGAACTTTTATATAACCAGAATTATGTCCGCAGGTTAACAGGTATAATTATGAGGATGCATTTCCAAAGAAAAATGTCTGATCACCCAAGAGTGCACCTGAGTTTGTGTTTAAATGAAGA comes from the Henckelia pumila isolate YLH828 chromosome 1, ASM3356847v2, whole genome shotgun sequence genome and includes:
- the LOC140881346 gene encoding uncharacterized protein; translated protein: MHAFLHHSHRFPLDLVRFSHSSLYRMTSSIVLPSISLKKCAFGAPESCRSYSHLGFKNEIRRISRLNSGKSRVFMSVAVGSQAPVDDALFRDYKPSSAFLFPGQGAQAVGMGMEAQKVPAAAELYKRANDILGFDILDICINGPKEKLDSTVLSQPAIYVTSLAAVEVLRARDGGKEIIDSVDVTCGLSLGEYTALAFAGAFSFEDGLKLVKLRGEAMQDASDAVKSSMVSIVGLDSAKVQELCDAANEEVDEANKVQIANFLCTGNYAVSGGLKGIEAVEAKAKSFKARMAVRLAVAGAFHTRFMEPAVSRLEAALASTEIRVPRIPVISNVDAEPHADPETIKKILARQVTSPVQWETTVKSLLSRGLSKSYELGPGKVIAGIVKRMDKGASIENINA